Proteins from one Rhinopithecus roxellana isolate Shanxi Qingling chromosome 20, ASM756505v1, whole genome shotgun sequence genomic window:
- the DPEP1 gene encoding dipeptidase 1: MWTRWWLWPLVAVCTADFFRDEAERIMRDSPVIDGHNDLPWQLLGMFNNRLQDARANLTTLADTHTNIPKLRAGFVGGQFWSVYTPCDTQNKDAVRRTLEQMDVVHRMCQMYPETFLYVTSSAGIRQAFREGKVASLIGVEGGHSIDSSLGVLRALYQLGMRYLTLTHNCNTPWADNWLVDTGDSKPQSQGLSPFGQRVVKELNRLGVLIDLAHVSVATMKATLQLSRAPVIFSHSSAYSVCASRRNVPDDVLRLVKQTDSLVMVNFYNNYISCTNKANLSQVADHLDHIKEVAGARAVGFGGDFDGVSRVPEGLEDVSKYPDLIAELLRRNWTEAEVKGALANNLLRVFEAVEQASNPTQAPEEEPIPRDELGGSCRTYYGYPSGASNLHRQWGFLLASLAPLVLCLCLL; the protein is encoded by the exons ATGTGGACCAGATGGTGGCTCTGGCCCCTTGTGGCCGTCTGCACTGCAGACTTCTTCCGGGACGAGGCAGAGAGGATCATGAGGGACTCCCCTGTCATTGATGG GCACAACGACCTGCCCTGGCAGCTGCTGGGTATGTTCAACAACCGGCTGCAGGACGCGAGGGCCAACCTGACCACCTTGGCCGACACACACACCAACATCCCCAAGCTGAGGGCTGGCTTCGTGGGAGGTCAG TTCTGGTCCGTGTACACGCCCTGCGACACCCAGAACAAAGACGCCGTGCGGAGGACGCTGGAGCAGATGGATGTGGTCCACCGCATGTGCCAGATGTACCCTGAGACCTTCCTGTATGTCACCAGCAGTGCAG GCATCCGGCAGGCCTTCCGGGAAGGGAAGGTGGCCAGCCTGATCGGTGTGGAGGGCGGCCACTCCATTGACAGCAGTCTGGGCGTCCTGCGGGCGCTCTATCAGCTGGGCATGCGGTACCTGACCCTCACCCACAACTGCAACACGCCCTG GGCTGACAACTGGCTGGTGGACACGGGAGACAGCAAGCCCCAGAGCCAAGGCCTGTCACCCTTTGGGCAG CGTGTGGTGAAGGAGCTGAACCGTCTTGGAGTCCTCATCGACTTGGCTCACGTGTCTGTGGCCACCATGAAGGCCACCCTGCAGCTGTCCAGAGCCCCAGTCATCTTCAGCCACTCCTCGGCCTACAGCGTGTGTGCAAGCCGGCGCAACGTGCCTGACGACGTCCTGAGGCTGGTG AAACAGACAGACAGCCTGGTGATGGTGAATTTCTACAACAATTACATTTCCTGCACCAACAAGGCCAACCTGTCCCAAGTGGCCG ACCATCTGGATCACATCAAGGAGGTGGCAGGAGCCAGAGCTGTGGGCTTTGGTGGGGACTTTGACGGTGTTTCAAG GGTCCCTGAGGGGCTGGAGGACGTCTCCAAGTATCCAGACCTGATCGCTGAGCTGCTCAGGAGGAACTGGACAGAGGCGGAGGTCAAGGGTGCATTGGCCAACAACCTGCTGAGGGTCTTCGAGGCTGTGGAGCAG GCCAGCAACCCCACGCAGGCTCCCGAGGAGGAGCCCATCCCGCGGGACGAGCTGGGTGGCTCCTGCAGGACGTATTACGGCTACCCCTCCGGGGCCTCCAACCTCCATCGCCAGTGGGGGTTCCTGCTGGCCTCCCTCGCTCCCCTGGTCCTCTGTCTGTGTCTCCTGTGA
- the CHMP1A gene encoding charged multivesicular body protein 1a, with protein sequence MDDTLFQLKFTAKQLEKLAKKAEKDSKAEQAKVKKALQQKNVECARVYAENAIRKKNEGVNWLRMASRVDAVASKVQTAVTMKGVTKNMAQVTKALDKALSTMDLQKVSSVMDRFEQQVQNLDVHTSVMEDSMSSATTLTTPQEQVDSLIMQIAEENGLEVLDQLSQLPEGASAVGESSVRSQEDQLSRRLAALRN encoded by the exons ATGGACG ATACCCTGTTCCAGTTGAAG TTCACGGCGAAGCAGCTGGAGAAGCTGGCCAAGAAGGCGGAGAAGGACTCCAAGGCAGAGCAGGCCAAAGTGAAGAAG GCCCTTCAGCAGAAGAACGTAGAGTGTGCCCGTGTGTACGCCGAGAACGCCATCCGCAAGAAGAACGAAGGTGTGAACTGGCTTCGGATGGCGTCCCGCGTAGACGCAGTGGCCTCCAAGGTGCAGACGGCCGTGACCATGAAGGGG GTGACCAAGAACATGGCCCAGGTGACCAAAGCTCTGGACAAGGCCCTGAGCACCATGGACCTACAGAAGGTCTCGTCAGTGATGGACAGGTTCGAGCAGCAGGTGCAGAACCTGGACGTCCACACGTCG GTGATGGAGGACTCCATGAGCTCGGCCACCACGCTGACCACACCGCAGGAGCAGGTGGACAGCCTCATCATGCAGATCGCTGAGGAGAATGGCCTGGAGGTGCTGGACCAGCTCAGCCAGCTGCCGGAGGGCGCCTCTGCCGTGGGCGAGAGCTCTGTGCGCAGCCAGGAGGACCAGCTGTCACGGAG GTTGGCCGCCTTGAGGAACTAG